One Deefgea tanakiae genomic region harbors:
- a CDS encoding sugar phosphate isomerase/epimerase family protein, with product MKNIIACTTRPYQMLPFAAACEQIAAAGFSELAVYYSASGLDQYVLPVSADSTSSEIAAARNAAAAAGVKSAMLLGYSHPELGLAKAIAEYKRLIDNASALGAQWLLDCGIDDLNLRHDYYELMRQVAPHAAQAGIQISLKPHGGITLSLQDLLQAQQEIDHPAFSLCFDPGNLIYYSNGAIKPEDCITPLLPWLSTGIIKDCVINATGPDVAITAGEGLVDFRQTLSELVKGGFTGPLYIECVGGTELAEIDRNVRATQQFIGQLLAELA from the coding sequence ATGAAAAACATCATCGCTTGCACAACACGGCCCTATCAAATGTTGCCATTTGCTGCTGCCTGCGAACAGATTGCCGCAGCAGGATTCAGTGAACTCGCCGTGTATTACAGTGCCAGCGGTCTGGATCAATACGTCCTTCCCGTCAGCGCAGACAGCACCAGCAGTGAGATCGCCGCAGCCCGAAATGCTGCAGCGGCCGCTGGGGTTAAATCCGCCATGCTCTTGGGTTATAGCCATCCAGAGTTAGGCTTAGCAAAAGCCATCGCTGAATATAAACGCCTGATCGATAATGCGTCTGCACTGGGTGCGCAATGGTTACTGGATTGCGGTATCGATGATTTAAATTTGCGTCACGATTACTACGAATTGATGCGCCAAGTTGCACCTCACGCCGCGCAGGCCGGCATCCAAATTTCTCTGAAGCCACACGGCGGCATCACGCTCAGCCTGCAGGATCTACTGCAAGCACAGCAAGAAATCGACCATCCCGCGTTTAGTTTGTGCTTTGACCCTGGCAATCTCATCTATTACAGCAATGGTGCGATCAAACCCGAAGACTGCATCACACCTCTCTTGCCATGGCTAAGCACCGGCATTATTAAGGATTGTGTTATTAATGCAACAGGGCCCGATGTCGCTATTACGGCAGGCGAAGGATTGGTCGATTTTCGCCAAACATTGTCTGAACTCGTGAAAGGAGGCTTTACAGGACCGCTGTATATTGAATGCGTCGGTGGGACTGAGTTAGCCGAGATTGACCGCAATGTACGGGCGACCCAACAATTTATTGGCCAACTCCTCGCCGAACTGGCTTAA
- a CDS encoding peptide MFS transporter — MSATQAHPKGLYLLFATEMWERFSYYGNRALLALFMISALSFDKHFTAALYGQYTGLVFLTPLIGGFVADRYWGNSRSILVGGLLMAAGQFMLFFAGSFYTDLSVALPFFYSGLGLICIGNGFFKPNISTMVGQLYEPNDSRKDAAYTIFYMGINLGSFAAPLICGTLGDTGNPADFRWGFLAAGTGMLMSLVVFQSFKKKYLLSPSGELLGLPPKRLTAAEKAQVDTSLSTIDIQRMAVIGVLSFFVIFFWSAFEQAGVSLTFFARESTDRMIMGFEVPASWFQSLNPVFVLIFAPIMARLWMSLSAKGREPASPTKMAWGLILLGLGYVVIALGVDGIGDGMKVSMLWLITMYWLHTMGELCLSPIGLSLVNKLAPARLASLLMAVWFLANAAANWFAGILAGFYPEAGKPFPSFMGFTISNLHEFFMLFVAMSLTAGGILLLASKPLQKMMHGVR; from the coding sequence ATGTCTGCAACACAAGCACACCCGAAAGGGCTCTACCTACTTTTTGCCACCGAAATGTGGGAGCGATTTTCGTATTACGGTAATCGCGCATTACTTGCTCTATTCATGATTTCAGCCTTGTCGTTCGACAAGCATTTTACCGCTGCACTGTACGGACAATACACGGGTTTGGTGTTTCTTACGCCACTGATTGGTGGCTTTGTGGCTGATCGCTATTGGGGTAATAGCCGTTCGATTTTAGTCGGTGGTTTATTGATGGCCGCAGGGCAGTTTATGCTGTTTTTTGCTGGCTCGTTTTATACCGATTTATCCGTGGCTTTACCTTTCTTTTATTCTGGGCTGGGTTTGATTTGTATTGGGAATGGTTTTTTTAAACCCAATATCTCCACCATGGTGGGGCAATTGTACGAGCCGAATGACTCCCGCAAAGACGCCGCGTATACGATTTTTTATATGGGGATTAACCTCGGCTCCTTTGCCGCGCCACTGATATGCGGTACTTTGGGCGATACGGGTAATCCGGCCGATTTTCGCTGGGGCTTCTTGGCTGCAGGCACTGGCATGTTGATGTCTCTGGTGGTATTTCAAAGTTTTAAAAAGAAATATTTATTATCGCCATCCGGTGAATTGCTAGGGTTGCCACCAAAACGGCTGACTGCGGCTGAAAAAGCCCAAGTCGATACGTCTCTGTCGACCATCGATATCCAGCGTATGGCTGTGATTGGCGTGTTGTCCTTCTTTGTGATTTTCTTTTGGTCTGCTTTTGAGCAAGCGGGCGTGTCACTGACCTTCTTTGCGCGCGAATCTACAGATCGAATGATTATGGGTTTTGAAGTGCCTGCTTCATGGTTTCAGTCGCTCAATCCAGTATTTGTATTGATCTTTGCGCCGATTATGGCGCGCTTGTGGATGAGTTTGTCTGCGAAAGGTCGCGAACCCGCATCGCCAACCAAAATGGCGTGGGGCTTGATTTTGCTCGGTTTGGGCTACGTTGTGATTGCACTGGGTGTGGATGGCATTGGCGATGGTATGAAAGTGTCGATGCTGTGGCTGATTACGATGTATTGGCTGCATACGATGGGCGAGTTGTGCTTGTCGCCAATTGGTCTTTCATTAGTGAATAAACTGGCTCCAGCGCGTTTAGCTTCGCTCCTAATGGCTGTTTGGTTTTTGGCCAATGCAGCGGCAAATTGGTTTGCAGGTATTTTGGCTGGCTTTTATCCAGAAGCTGGCAAACCATTTCCTTCATTCATGGGCTTCACGATCAGCAACCTGCATGAGTTCTTTATGCTCTTTGTCGCGATGTCCTTAACAGCAGGTGGCATCTTGTTATTGGCAAGTAAACCGCTGCAGAAAATGATGCATGGGGTGAGATAG
- the pxpA gene encoding 5-oxoprolinase subunit PxpA: MFIDLNADLGEGGDFDSLLMPLITSANIACGGHAGDVDSMRNAVHLAHAHGVRIGAHPSYPDRAHFGRRSMQIDPSKLVFSITAQLWALKAVCIEDGISVSYVKPHGALYNDAAVNPELADQIAQLIFEIDPDLAVMALAGSCLIQAAAARGLTTIAEGFADRAYLPNGTLMPREQDGAVLTDLAQVKAQALALVGQVQSICIHGDNPNAVAQTLAIRQTLLENGVSIHV; this comes from the coding sequence ATGTTCATCGATTTAAATGCCGACTTAGGTGAAGGCGGTGATTTTGACTCACTACTAATGCCTTTGATTACCTCGGCCAATATTGCGTGCGGTGGGCATGCGGGTGATGTGGATTCGATGCGCAATGCGGTGCACTTGGCGCACGCTCATGGCGTGCGTATTGGTGCGCATCCAAGTTATCCAGACCGAGCGCACTTTGGTCGGCGCTCAATGCAAATTGATCCTTCAAAATTGGTGTTTAGTATTACGGCTCAGCTGTGGGCATTAAAAGCGGTCTGTATCGAAGATGGGATTTCAGTCTCTTACGTGAAACCGCATGGTGCTTTGTATAACGATGCGGCGGTCAATCCAGAGTTGGCCGATCAAATCGCTCAATTGATTTTTGAGATTGATCCTGATCTAGCAGTAATGGCCTTAGCAGGAAGCTGCTTAATTCAAGCTGCGGCTGCGCGAGGTTTGACGACGATTGCGGAAGGCTTTGCTGATCGTGCTTATTTGCCCAATGGCACTTTAATGCCGAGAGAGCAAGATGGGGCCGTATTGACTGATTTAGCACAAGTGAAGGCGCAGGCTTTGGCTTTGGTGGGGCAAGTTCAATCGATTTGTATCCATGGTGATAACCCTAATGCAGTCGCTCAAACTCTTGCGATTCGTCAGACTTTGCTGGAAAACGGCGTGAGTATTCACGTCTAG
- a CDS encoding biotin-dependent carboxyltransferase family protein produces MSSGFEVIRAGVQSTVQDIGHSNTAHWGVPQAGAADLLSFALANLLLGNSPEAACIEMTLGCVQLRFLTETDFALTGADCAAQLDEKPLLPYSRQRAQAGQTLKLEAPVRGMRSYLALLGGVDVPQVLGSRSTLLSARLGGIAGRALRAGDVLLAKSKTPNQRLSVAIAAPQWRSQLRVMRGPQWRNLSAEAQRFFQNNHWQVSGQSDRMGVKLLGSMLEMAIPIEMASQAVFAGTIQLPPNGLPILLLADVQTTGGYPIVGQVIQADLWLAGQCRANDKIQFKMVDANEAVLALRAQQTWLSQIQRIVCSSI; encoded by the coding sequence ATGAGTAGCGGGTTCGAAGTTATTCGTGCTGGTGTGCAAAGTACGGTACAAGATATTGGCCACAGCAATACCGCCCATTGGGGCGTGCCTCAGGCTGGTGCTGCTGATCTACTTTCTTTTGCTTTAGCCAATCTCCTATTGGGTAATTCGCCTGAAGCAGCTTGTATTGAAATGACTTTGGGTTGTGTGCAGCTGCGTTTTTTGACAGAAACTGATTTTGCGTTGACAGGCGCCGATTGCGCCGCTCAGTTGGATGAAAAACCCTTGCTGCCCTACTCACGCCAGCGTGCACAAGCGGGGCAAACGCTCAAGTTAGAAGCGCCCGTACGTGGGATGCGTTCTTATCTTGCGCTCTTAGGTGGCGTGGATGTGCCGCAGGTCTTGGGTAGTCGCTCTACGCTATTGTCTGCACGATTGGGTGGTATAGCTGGCCGTGCTTTGCGAGCTGGCGATGTCTTGCTAGCGAAATCGAAAACGCCAAATCAACGATTGTCAGTGGCGATTGCTGCACCACAATGGCGGTCACAACTGCGTGTGATGCGCGGGCCGCAATGGCGTAATTTATCCGCAGAGGCTCAGCGTTTTTTTCAAAACAACCATTGGCAAGTCAGTGGACAAAGTGACCGTATGGGGGTAAAGCTATTAGGTAGTATGCTTGAGATGGCAATACCCATTGAAATGGCTTCTCAGGCCGTGTTTGCGGGAACGATACAGCTACCACCCAATGGTTTACCCATTTTATTGTTAGCTGATGTGCAAACCACCGGTGGCTACCCGATTGTTGGGCAAGTGATTCAGGCTGATTTATGGCTGGCTGGGCAGTGCCGTGCCAACGATAAAATACAATTTAAGATGGTTGATGCCAATGAAGCTGTGCTAGCCTTACGCGCTCAGCAAACATGGCTCAGTCAAATCCAAAGGATAGTATGTTCATCGATTTAA
- the pxpB gene encoding 5-oxoprolinase subunit PxpB yields MNTRIRNNHLIMANKLQNTAETIQLLDQIQLYPLGEAALVLVAGEAEQARLLATQAAALLRGDVLAAVLGVGNLTFRFNPLQTSGHQLATELKTLYLNSASLRQVRPRLHELLVRYGGQHGPDLAVVAAHAGLSCVEVAELHSAKIYDVLCIGFLPGFPYLAGLPNSLACPRRASPRTHVPAGSVGIGGQQTGIYPSSSPGGWQLIGHCDVTLFDAEKSPPSLLQAGDQVRFIAVSIEA; encoded by the coding sequence ATGAATACACGTATCAGAAATAATCATTTAATTATGGCGAATAAATTGCAAAATACAGCAGAAACGATTCAGTTATTGGATCAAATACAACTTTACCCGCTTGGTGAAGCTGCGCTGGTCCTTGTGGCTGGTGAAGCAGAGCAAGCACGGCTATTAGCGACACAAGCTGCAGCCTTGCTTCGTGGTGATGTCTTGGCTGCGGTATTGGGCGTGGGCAATTTGACCTTTCGATTTAATCCATTGCAGACAAGCGGTCACCAGTTAGCGACTGAATTAAAAACGCTGTATCTCAACAGCGCTAGTCTTCGGCAAGTTCGGCCGCGTTTGCATGAGTTGCTGGTTCGTTATGGCGGGCAACATGGGCCTGATTTGGCCGTGGTGGCGGCTCATGCAGGGCTAAGCTGCGTTGAAGTAGCTGAGCTTCATTCTGCGAAGATTTATGATGTTTTGTGTATTGGATTTTTGCCAGGTTTTCCGTATTTAGCGGGTTTGCCCAATTCCTTGGCTTGCCCACGGCGAGCGAGTCCACGGACTCATGTGCCTGCAGGGAGTGTTGGTATTGGTGGTCAACAGACAGGCATTTATCCGAGTTCCAGTCCCGGAGGCTGGCAATTAATCGGTCATTGCGATGTGACTTTGTTTGATGCAGAAAAGTCGCCACCGAGTTTATTGCAAGCAGGGGATCAAGTTCGCTTTATTGCCGTGAGTATTGAAGCATGA
- a CDS encoding HD-GYP domain-containing protein, producing the protein MSNADTDHFIHPEQLQIGLFIQLDLHWMEHPFTFGSFKIKSADQIETLKKLGLKQIRYSPIKSDVSPLAIAPPEANPVITELPTPIVEAEPEPDPALQALLEAKRARLKQHEHRQVQLDACEKAFGQAAKVVRNINAQIHTQPKETVAAADELVGKMLDSLLSDSDIAIHLMNGKAAGDDSYFHSLNVSVLALMLGREMKLSREQIRILGLASLFHDIGKSEVPDRILLKTEGLNRAEQAIVEQHCQWGVEAGHRAGLEVGVLKVIAQHHEMCDGTGYPHKLAIDKIDPLARILALVNTYDNYCNKINSAQSLTPHEGLALMFAHQKAKFDPVPLNHFIKCLGVYPPGTLVMLSNECYGLVVSVNASRPLKPQVLVFDPENTPNESIVLDLEFEKGLNISKSIKVAQLPRDAAFFLSPKKRMTYFFSPSEPT; encoded by the coding sequence ATGTCCAACGCTGACACAGACCACTTCATTCATCCCGAGCAATTACAAATCGGTTTATTTATCCAATTGGATTTGCATTGGATGGAGCATCCGTTCACGTTTGGTAGTTTCAAAATCAAGTCAGCCGATCAAATTGAAACACTTAAAAAATTAGGCCTGAAGCAAATTCGTTACTCGCCGATCAAAAGCGATGTATCACCTTTGGCCATTGCTCCCCCTGAGGCAAACCCTGTAATTACAGAATTACCAACACCTATTGTCGAAGCTGAGCCAGAGCCGGATCCAGCTCTGCAAGCACTGCTTGAGGCAAAGCGAGCGCGGCTCAAGCAACACGAACATCGCCAAGTGCAGCTTGATGCCTGCGAAAAAGCATTCGGGCAAGCGGCCAAAGTCGTGCGCAATATCAATGCACAGATTCATACCCAACCCAAAGAAACCGTCGCTGCCGCCGATGAATTAGTCGGGAAAATGCTCGATTCACTGTTATCTGACAGCGATATCGCCATTCATCTCATGAACGGCAAAGCCGCGGGTGATGACAGCTACTTTCACTCACTCAATGTTTCGGTATTAGCACTGATGCTAGGTCGCGAAATGAAATTGTCTCGAGAACAAATCCGCATTTTGGGTTTGGCCTCATTATTTCATGACATCGGCAAAAGCGAAGTGCCCGATCGAATTTTACTCAAAACTGAAGGACTCAACCGCGCTGAACAGGCGATTGTCGAGCAGCATTGCCAATGGGGAGTTGAGGCTGGTCATCGTGCAGGCCTTGAAGTCGGCGTATTAAAAGTCATCGCCCAGCATCATGAAATGTGTGACGGAACAGGCTATCCCCACAAACTCGCGATAGACAAAATAGACCCACTCGCGCGTATTTTGGCACTCGTCAATACTTACGACAATTACTGCAATAAAATCAACTCCGCTCAGTCACTCACGCCACACGAGGGTTTAGCACTGATGTTCGCGCATCAAAAGGCCAAATTTGACCCCGTGCCGCTCAATCACTTTATCAAATGCTTGGGTGTATATCCGCCTGGTACCTTAGTGATGTTGTCCAACGAATGTTATGGCCTCGTTGTTTCAGTGAATGCGTCTCGCCCACTTAAACCCCAAGTGCTGGTATTTGATCCAGAAAATACGCCCAATGAATCAATCGTACTGGATTTAGAATTTGAAAAAGGGCTCAACATCAGTAAATCAATCAAAGTCGCGCAATTACCGCGTGACGCCGCTTTTTTCTTAAGCCCCAAAAAGCGCATGACTTACTTTTTTAGCCCAAGTGAACCGACATGA
- a CDS encoding PAS domain-containing hybrid sensor histidine kinase/response regulator, whose product MTLSAQHLLDACSTAVLAVTPSDGLIVAANQACEELLGYDVQSLIGRPITDIEVGLQDLFFWEEIREGGCSNTSNVEGEYRHENGHFLQVRKSVRCIDDEGQLLCVISVNDISHAKQVEIDSALASSLLAATLESTADGILVTDLDGNIRNFNHQVPKIWHWQMAQGVSGNALFLHIENQLLDPAQFREWLDELYNDPYLESQLSCALRDGRFFDLSSRPQRLGDTPVGRLFGIHDISAIKHNENELRIARDGAQAASKAKSDFLSHMSHELRTPLNAILGFAQIISTDQDYNQRELGSYISKAGRHLLELINEVLDLASIEAGKLALRDEAVDLALIVHDCLELTQNLAIEKNVTLLQTQMPNSRFMVQGDARRIKQILLNFVSNAIKYNRQQGTVEMTVTHSSHRSWRLMVSDTGRGISLEDQAKLFQPFSRVGNHADNIEGSGIGLAFTQRLAGLMQGEVGFSSTINVGSRFWIDLPCAKGLTQKNTAIETLQCAGGQRTVLYIEDDPLSQKLLQAIFKQQRPNYSILIAGTGQDGLMFAQSQHPDIILLDQHLPDASGFAILEQLRSSNQTRSIPVVALSGDTLEEDIQKALQLGFDAYITKPLDIKTALPLIDKILGNTIEGYQVKSND is encoded by the coding sequence ATGACGCTCTCTGCCCAACATCTACTCGACGCCTGTTCGACCGCAGTACTGGCTGTTACGCCCAGCGATGGCCTTATCGTAGCCGCCAATCAAGCGTGTGAAGAGTTACTTGGCTACGACGTACAGAGCTTAATTGGTCGGCCCATCACTGATATTGAAGTTGGACTGCAAGACTTATTTTTCTGGGAAGAAATTCGCGAAGGCGGCTGTAGTAATACCAGCAACGTCGAAGGTGAATACCGTCATGAAAACGGGCATTTTCTTCAAGTTCGTAAATCTGTCCGCTGTATTGACGACGAAGGTCAGCTATTGTGCGTTATTTCGGTCAATGACATCAGCCATGCCAAACAAGTCGAAATAGACTCGGCCCTTGCATCGTCTTTATTGGCCGCGACCCTCGAATCGACAGCCGATGGGATCTTGGTTACGGATTTAGACGGCAATATTCGTAATTTTAATCATCAAGTCCCCAAAATCTGGCATTGGCAAATGGCACAAGGCGTGTCGGGCAACGCTTTGTTTTTACACATTGAAAACCAATTACTCGACCCAGCTCAATTTCGTGAATGGTTAGATGAGCTCTACAACGACCCCTACCTAGAATCTCAGCTTTCTTGTGCGCTACGGGATGGTCGATTTTTTGATTTAAGCAGCCGCCCACAACGACTTGGTGACACCCCCGTAGGGCGCCTGTTTGGCATACACGATATCAGCGCAATTAAACACAATGAAAATGAATTAAGAATTGCGCGCGACGGCGCCCAAGCAGCGAGTAAAGCTAAATCCGATTTTCTATCGCATATGAGCCACGAATTACGCACACCGCTCAATGCCATTTTGGGCTTTGCTCAAATCATCAGCACCGATCAAGATTATAACCAGCGAGAGCTGGGCAGCTATATCTCTAAAGCAGGACGCCACTTACTTGAGCTGATCAATGAAGTCCTTGATTTAGCCAGTATTGAAGCCGGCAAATTGGCCTTGCGTGATGAAGCAGTCGATTTGGCTCTGATAGTTCACGATTGCCTTGAGCTTACCCAAAATTTGGCCATTGAAAAAAATGTAACCTTATTGCAAACACAGATGCCTAATTCGCGATTTATGGTGCAAGGCGATGCACGGCGGATCAAACAAATTTTGCTGAATTTTGTTAGCAATGCGATTAAATATAATCGCCAGCAAGGCACTGTAGAAATGACCGTCACCCATTCATCTCATCGCTCATGGCGTTTGATGGTTAGCGATACTGGGCGTGGCATTAGCTTGGAAGACCAAGCCAAGTTATTTCAACCCTTTAGTCGAGTAGGTAACCATGCCGATAATATCGAAGGCTCGGGTATTGGACTTGCCTTCACCCAACGCCTCGCAGGGCTGATGCAGGGTGAAGTTGGATTTTCGAGCACGATAAATGTAGGGAGTCGTTTTTGGATTGACTTGCCTTGCGCCAAAGGGCTAACGCAAAAAAATACGGCGATTGAAACACTGCAATGCGCTGGTGGGCAGCGTACTGTGTTGTACATTGAAGACGACCCACTTTCACAAAAATTGCTGCAAGCCATTTTTAAACAGCAGCGCCCCAACTACAGCATTTTGATTGCGGGTACGGGTCAAGACGGACTCATGTTTGCACAGTCTCAACACCCCGACATCATCTTGCTTGATCAACACTTGCCTGACGCCAGCGGCTTTGCGATCTTGGAGCAGTTACGCTCCAGCAACCAAACCCGCTCGATTCCAGTAGTTGCCCTGTCTGGTGATACCTTAGAAGAAGACATTCAAAAAGCACTGCAGCTTGGGTTTGATGCCTACATTACCAAACCATTGGATATCAAAACTGCCTTACCGCTAATCGACAAAATACTAGGCAATACAATAGAGGGGTATCAGGTTAAATCCAATGATTAG
- the queG gene encoding tRNA epoxyqueuosine(34) reductase QueG, which produces MTEFIHPSLDHLNYVDLAQSIKDWALELGFARAAIASIDLSHAEAGLTQWLAAGYHGEMDYMARHGLKRARPAELVPGTLTAVTVFMPYLTGGVDPESVLADTNKAYISRYALGRDYHKVLRARLQQLADKITAVIGEHGHRVFVDSAPILEVELAKQGGNGWRGKHSLLINRDYGSFFFLGELLIDLPLPVDPPLPKEHCGKCTACIDVCPTQAIVAPYTVDARRCISYLTIELKGAIPVEFRSMIGNRVYGCDDCQLVCPWNRFAAASPETDFAIRHGLDDATLLELFAWSEQEFTQKMAGSPIYRIGYAAWLRNLAVGLGNAKTSAEIIQSLQARQTSSDDMVREHIVWALNRHGVF; this is translated from the coding sequence ATGACTGAATTTATACATCCATCACTCGATCATTTAAATTATGTGGATTTAGCGCAATCGATTAAAGATTGGGCGCTAGAGCTGGGTTTTGCGCGTGCTGCGATTGCGAGCATTGATTTAAGCCACGCCGAAGCGGGTTTGACGCAATGGCTCGCGGCAGGGTATCACGGCGAAATGGATTATATGGCAAGGCATGGATTAAAACGTGCCCGACCAGCAGAATTAGTGCCGGGTACACTGACAGCAGTTACAGTTTTTATGCCGTATTTGACTGGGGGCGTTGATCCTGAAAGCGTTCTAGCCGATACCAATAAAGCCTATATTTCGCGTTATGCTTTGGGGCGTGATTATCACAAAGTTTTGCGCGCTCGTCTGCAGCAGTTGGCTGATAAAATTACCGCTGTTATTGGCGAGCACGGACACCGTGTTTTTGTTGACTCAGCGCCGATTCTTGAAGTCGAGTTAGCTAAGCAAGGCGGCAACGGTTGGCGGGGCAAGCATAGCTTATTGATTAACCGCGATTATGGTTCATTTTTCTTTTTGGGCGAACTTTTGATTGATTTGCCGCTGCCAGTCGATCCGCCATTACCCAAAGAGCATTGTGGCAAATGCACGGCCTGTATTGATGTCTGTCCAACGCAGGCCATTGTTGCACCGTACACGGTTGATGCGCGGCGCTGTATTTCGTATTTGACGATTGAATTGAAAGGCGCGATTCCGGTCGAGTTTCGTTCCATGATTGGCAATCGAGTGTATGGCTGCGATGACTGCCAGTTGGTTTGCCCGTGGAATCGTTTTGCGGCGGCGAGCCCAGAAACTGATTTTGCGATTCGGCATGGCTTGGATGATGCCACTTTGCTGGAATTATTTGCTTGGTCCGAGCAAGAATTTACCCAGAAAATGGCGGGTAGCCCTATTTATCGAATTGGTTATGCCGCATGGTTACGCAATTTGGCGGTGGGCTTGGGTAATGCCAAGACTTCCGCTGAAATCATTCAGTCGCTGCAAGCGCGGCAGACTAGTTCTGATGACATGGTGCGTGAACATATCGTTTGGGCCTTAAACCGACATGGGGTATTCTAA
- the tsaE gene encoding tRNA (adenosine(37)-N6)-threonylcarbamoyltransferase complex ATPase subunit type 1 TsaE, which produces MYKFSHIANDTAFSAFLSDEDATIEFGRRLARSLKPGMVVFLEGDLGAGKTTLTRGILRGFDFTGRVKSPTYTLVEPYSLLGLNPDSKLYFYHFDLYRFNDPSEWEDAGFRDYFNSESICLIEWADKASGQLPTPDWIIQLQPESTGRSILLSATSELGQTCQNALTLAAK; this is translated from the coding sequence ATGTATAAATTCAGTCATATCGCAAATGATACCGCGTTCAGCGCGTTTTTAAGTGATGAAGACGCCACAATCGAATTTGGCCGTCGCTTGGCGCGTTCACTCAAACCGGGCATGGTCGTATTTCTAGAAGGCGATTTGGGCGCAGGCAAAACCACGCTCACCCGTGGCATCTTGCGCGGCTTCGATTTTACCGGCCGCGTCAAAAGCCCAACTTATACCTTGGTTGAGCCTTACTCTTTGCTTGGACTTAATCCGGATTCTAAATTATACTTTTATCACTTTGATTTATATCGGTTTAATGATCCTAGTGAATGGGAAGATGCTGGATTTAGAGACTATTTCAATTCTGAGTCCATCTGTTTAATTGAATGGGCCGATAAAGCCAGCGGCCAATTGCCGACCCCCGATTGGATTATCCAACTTCAGCCCGAATCGACAGGCCGAAGTATTTTATTAAGCGCCACCAGTGAGTTAGGCCAAACATGCCAGAACGCTTTGACCTTAGCAGCGAAGTAA